One segment of Strix aluco isolate bStrAlu1 chromosome 4, bStrAlu1.hap1, whole genome shotgun sequence DNA contains the following:
- the ALDH6A1 gene encoding methylmalonate-semialdehyde/malonate-semialdehyde dehydrogenase [acylating], mitochondrial isoform X2: MEAAVASCKKAFWNWSETSVLSRQQIFLRYQQLIKDNLKEISKLITFEQGKTLADAEGDVFRGLQVVEHACSVTSLILGETMPSITKDMDTYTYRLPLGVCAGIAPFNFPAMIPLWMFPMAMVCGNTFLMKPSERVPGALMFLAKLFQDAGAPDGTLNIIHGQHEAVNFICDHPDIRAISFVGSNQAGEYIYERGSRNGKRVQANMGAKNHGVVMPDANKENTLNQLVGAAFGAAGQRCMALSTAILVGEAQKWLPELVDRAKNLRVNAGDQPGADLGPLISPQAKERVCHLIEKGVKEGASLLLDGRNVKVKGYENGNFVGPTILANVKPNMTCYKEEIFGPVLVVLEADTLDDAIEMVNNNPYGNGTAIFTTNGATARKYSHLVDVGQVGVNVPIPVPLPMFSFTGSRASFRGDTNFYGKQGVQFYTQLKTIISQWKEEDATVTKPAVVMPTMGN, encoded by the exons ATGGAGGCAGCTGTGGCTTCTTGCAAAAAGGCTTTTTGGAACTGGTCAGAAACATCTGTTTTGAGTCGCCAGCAAATCTTCCTGCGTTATCAACAACTCATCAAAGACAATCTG aaagaaatttcaaAACTCATCACCTTTGAGCAAGGGAAGACCCTGGCTGATGCTGAGGGAGATGTGTTCCGAGGCCTCC AGGTGGTTGAACATGCTTGCAGTGTGACATCCCTCATACTGGGAGAGACCATGCCCTCCATCACTAAAGACATGGACACTTACACCTACCGTCTGCCCCTGGGCGTGTGTGCTGGAATCGCACCGTTTAACTTCCCAGCCATGATTCCTCTTTGGATGTTCCCCATGGCTATGGTTTGTGGAAACACCTTCTTGATGAAACCATCTGAGCGTGTACCAGGAGCACTCATGTTCCTTGCCAAGCTGTTTCAGGATGCTGGTGCCCCCGATGGGACCCTGAATATCATCCATGGACAACATGAAG CTGTGAATTTCATTTGTGACCATCCGGATATCAGAGCAATCAGCTTTGTGGGATCTAATCAGGCTGGCGAGTACATCTATGAGAGAGGATCGCGGAATGGCAAGAGAGTCCAGGCCAACATG GGAGCCAAGAACCATGGTGTGGTGATGCCTGATGCCAATAAAGAGAACACCTTGAACCAGCTGGTTGGAGCTGCTTTTGGAGCAGCTGGCCAACGCTGCATGGCCCTGTCTACAGCAATTCTAGTGGGAGAAGCTCAGAAATGGCTGCCAGAGCTTGTGGACAGAGCCAAAAATCTACGTGTAAATGCAG GAGACCAGCCTGGAGCAGATCTAGGGCCTCTAATCAGTCCCCAAGCTAAGGAACGAGTTTGCCATCTGATTGAGAAAGGAGTAAAAGAAGGTGCCAGCCTTCTTCTGGATGGACGTAATGTCAAAGTGAAGGGCTATGAAAATGGCAATTTTGTTGGGCCAACGATCCTTGCCAATGTCAAG CCAAACATGACTTGCTACAAGGAGGAAATCTTTGGGCCTGTCTTAGTGGTTCTGGAAGCAGACACTTTGGATGATGCCATTGAGATGGTGAACAATAACCCCTATGGAAATGGAACTGCAATCTTCACCACCAATGGAGCCACAGCTCGGAAATATTCTCATTTAGTGGATGTGGGGCAG GTGGGTGTCAACGTTCCAATCCCAGTACCTCTACCCATGTTCTCTTTCACTGGCTCTCGTGCTTCTTTCAGAGGGGACACCAATTTCTATGGCAAGCAG GGAGTGCAGTTCTACACACAGCTGAAAACTATCATTTCTCAATGGAAAGAGGAAGATGCCACCGTTACCAAGCCTGCTGTGGTTATGCCAACTATGGGAAACTAA
- the ENTPD5 gene encoding nucleoside diphosphate phosphatase ENTPD5, which yields MASSRFLILLALAFSSLSFVLSHSNREMWFQDFFPPNTCPINAKANTFYGIMFDAGSTGTRIHIYTFVQNSPENLPELEGEIFESVKPGLSAYADQPEKGAESVKRLLDMAIDAVPPHLWKKTPVVLKATAGLRLLSEEKAQALLLEVREVFEESPFLVPEDSVSIMDGSYEGILAWITVNFLTGQLSGQNQHTVGTLDLGGASTQITFLPRFEETLKETPGDFLTSFEMFNSTYKLYTHSYLGFGLKAARLATLGALNMEAVDGQMFRSSCLPKQLEAEWHFGGVKYRYGGNKEGETGFKPCYLEVLKVVKGKLHQPDEIRGSSFYAFSYYYDRAVDTNLIDYEQGGVLEVRDFERKAKEVCDNMERYNSASPFLCMDLTYITALLKEGFGFRDNTLLQLTKKVNNIETSWTLGATFHLLQSLGITY from the exons ATGGCATCTTCCAGATTTCTCATCCTTCTAGCATTGGCATTTTCCTCTTTGTCCTTTGTTCTTTCCCATTCAAACAGGGAGATGTGGTTTCAGGATTTCTTTCCACCTAACACGTGCCCTATAAATGCCAAAGCCAACACTTTTTATGGCATAATGTTTGACGCAGGAAGCACTGGAACCCGGATTCACATATACACCTTTGTGCAGAACAGCCCAG aaaaccttCCAGAGTTGGAAGGGGAAATCTTTGAGTCTGTGAAGCCAGGTCTTTCTGCATATGCTGATCAGCCTGAAAAG gGTGCTGAATCCGTCAAAAGATTGCTGGACATGGCCATAGATGCTGTGCCACCTCATCTCTGGAAGAAGACCCCAGTAGTGTTAAAAGCCACAGCTGGCCTGCGCTTGCTGTCAGAGGAGAAAGCTCAAGCTCTGCTTTTAGAG gtgAGAGAAGTCTTTGAGGAATCACCATTTCTTGTTCCAGAGGACAGTGTTAGCATCATGGATGGGTCTTATGAAG GAATTTTAGCCTGGATCACTGTGAACTTTTTGACAG GGCAGCTGTCTGGCCAGAACCAGCATACTGTTGGCACTCTGGACTTGGGAGGAGCCTCAACCCAAATCACATTCCTGCCACGGTTTGAG GAAACTTTGAAGGAAACCCCTGGGGATTTTCTTACctcatttgaaatgtttaatagCACCTACAAGCTCTATACCCACAG CTATTTGGGGTTTGGACTAAAAGCTGCCAGACTAGCAACGCTTGGAGCTTTGAATATGGAAG CTGTGGATGGACAAATGTTCCGCAGTTCTTGTTTGCCAAAGCAGCTTGAGGCAGAGTGGCACTTCGGGGGAGTGAAATACCGGTATGGTGGCAACAAAGAAG GAGAAACAGGATTCAAGCCTTGCTACTTGGAAGTACTCAAGGTTGTCAAAGGGAAACTGCACCAACCAGATGAGATTCGTGGAAGTTCCTTCTATGCTTTCTCCTATTACTATGATCGAGCAGTTGACACCAACCTAATTG ATTATGAACAGGGAGGTGTTTTGGAAGTGagagattttgaaagaaaagccaaagaag TCTGTGATAACATGGAAAGGTACAACTCAGCCAGTCCTTTCCTCTGCATGGATCTCACTTACATCACTGCTTTACTAAAGGAAGGTTTTGGATTTAGGGACAACACACTCTTACAG TTAACAAAGAAAGTGAACAACATAGAGACAAGCTGGACTTTGGGTGCTACCTTTCACCTGCTGCAGTCTCTGGGGATAACCTATTGA
- the BBOF1 gene encoding basal body-orientation factor 1 has protein sequence METRRRGVMAGGRRSLSRSGSSCSHRLIEMGRAARASEERRDEVGAALWEARLAAAGASRAEYRQATRQLPRGTAELLWRQQEAESGVAAVTARLTQQGQEKAEEIKKLKQELIDLKQQAQEKKQQLAHYYAPKIKELEEKFQQNVRKIGQIQLKLKLIKEFHREKAAIEKELEDVIKKSMEISNRRHQEVVVRLERRFLKGKKLTGKTTQCEAVLQLNSTGREVFKENVHLRSAFAYQLKETIGLKKIKQKLEEDKSLLLKEKETSEGLIQKKMLQINCQKAQIVDLQRKVKKLEMALCHMPRESVRETQKTQHQAVIENQASMMEIKKLQQLLEMKDQEMNRVKKLARNILNERTEVEMFFLDALEHVKQEIIRSRKHCKKKAQAAYYRKMMEACAGKEEFPKIKTFRSNIKQ, from the exons ATGGAGACGCGGCGGCGCGGTGTCATGGCGGGCGGGCGTCGGTCGCTGTCCCGCAGCggctcctcctgctcccacagGCTGATAGAGATGGGGCGGGCGGCCCGCGCGTCTGAGGAGAGGCGGGACGAGGTGGGCGCGGCGCTCTGGGaggcccggctggcggcggcagGGGCGTCTCGGGCCGAGTACCGCCAAGCCACCCGCCAGCTGCCCAGGGGCACCGCGGAGCTGCTGTGGCGGCAGCAGGAGGCGGAGAGCGGGGTGGCGGCTGTGACGGCCCGCCTCACGCAGCAAGGCCAGGAGAAGGCGGAGGAG ATTAAGAAACTGAAGCAGGAGCTGATTGATTTGAAACAGCAAGCacaagaaaagaagcagcagctg GCACACTATTATGCCCCaaaaataaaagaactggaagagaaatttcagcaaaatgtcagaaaaattgGGCAAATtcaattaaaactgaaattaataaagGAGTTCCACAGGGAGAAAGCAGCTATTGAAAAAGAGCTGGAAGATGTAA TAAAAAAGAGTATGGAGATTTCAAACAGGAGACATCAGGAAGTGGTTGTGAGATTGGAGAGGAGGTTTcttaaaggaaagaaactgaCAGGCA AAACCACCCAGTGTGAGGCTGTTTT GCAGCTGAACAGCACTGGGAGAGAAGTGTTTAAGGAGAATGTTCATCTTCGCAGTGCATTTGCTTACCAGCTGAAAGAGACAATAGGATTGAAGAAAATCAAACAGAAGTTAGAAGAAGACAAAAGTCTTCTGTTAAAGGAGAAG GAAACCAGCGAGGGTTTGATTCAAAAAAAGATGCTACAGATCAATTGCCAGAAAGCACAGATTGTAGATCTGCAGCGGAAAGTGAAAAAGCTGGAGATGGCCTTATGTCACATGCCCAGAGAATCTGTGAGAGAGactcagaaaacacagcatcaGGCAGTGATAGAAAACCAGGCAAGCATGATGGAGATCAAGAAACTGCAACAACTACTAGAAATGAAGGATCAGGAGATGAATCGAGTGAAGAAACTAGCCCGGAATATCTTAAATGAGAGGACAGAGGTGGAAATGTTCTTCCTAGATGCTCTGGAACATGTGAAGCAGGAGATCATACGCAGTAGAAAACACTGTAAGAAAAAGGCCCAAGCTGCATATTACAGAAAAATGATGGAGGCATGTGCAGGGAAGGAAGAGTTTCCCAAAATCAAAACATTCAGAAGCAACATAAAGCAGTGA